In the genome of Segatella copri, one region contains:
- the xyl3A gene encoding xylan 1,4-beta-xylosidase, with amino-acid sequence MNKKVIYAVLMFVLTMSSGNASAQQFPYQNPALSAHERAVDLCGRLTLEEKASLMLDDSPAIPRLGIKRFQWWSEALHGVANMGDVTVFPEPIGMAASFNDRMVYRVFDATSDEMRAKWNELQQKGGDVTRFHALSVWTPNVNIFRDPRWGRGQETYGEDPYLTSRMGCAVVRGLQGPEDTKYRKLWACAKHYAIHSGPEWARHTDNITDVTPRDLWETYMPAFKSLVQDAKVREVMCAYQRWDDEPCCGNTRLLQQILRDEWGFKYLVVSDCGAVTDFWSSHKVSSNARNAAAKGVLAGTDVECGYNYAYKSVPEAVKYGALTEDEVDKHVIRLLEGRFDLGEMDDNKIVSWSKIPVSVLCSKAHRQLSLDMALQTMTLLQNKNEVLPLNKKVKKIAFIGPNVDNEPMMWGNYNGTPRQTITILDGIRSRLKKNQVVTFNGCDLVNDQVLNSYFDQCSMDGKMGFKGTFWNNRKMEGKPVVITQEKNPVQVTTYGQHSFAPNVKLVGFSAKYETVFRPKQTDKVLLDVAGCGHYEVYLNGEKKAEHSIWRTTESRIEFQAEKGKVYKIEIRYHEMPNYNADMKFNIGHENPIDYQASLKQLKDCETVVFVGGISPQLEGEEMPIEISGFKGGDRTNIELPKVQRNFLKALKEAGKKVVFVNCSGSAIALTPETESCDAILQAWYPGQEGGEAVARVLFGEYNPARKLPVTFYKNSEQLPDFKDYSMKGRTYRYMNDALFPFGYGLSYTSFRMGDATLSNSILKKGEKITLKVPVSNVGKKDGTEVVQVYVKDPADTEGPLKSLKAFERVEVKAGKTAEAVITLDSRNFELFDAATNTVRAKAGKYEVYYGSSSADKDLKKLDVSIEY; translated from the coding sequence ATGAACAAGAAAGTTATATACGCAGTTTTGATGTTTGTGCTGACTATGTCCTCCGGCAATGCCTCTGCACAGCAGTTTCCTTATCAGAATCCTGCTCTCTCAGCTCATGAGAGAGCGGTAGATTTATGTGGACGACTCACACTGGAAGAGAAAGCCTCTTTGATGCTGGATGATTCGCCGGCTATCCCACGATTGGGAATCAAGAGATTCCAGTGGTGGAGCGAAGCACTGCATGGTGTGGCGAACATGGGAGATGTAACCGTTTTTCCGGAACCTATCGGAATGGCAGCTTCGTTTAACGACAGAATGGTGTATAGAGTCTTTGATGCAACATCTGATGAGATGCGTGCCAAATGGAATGAACTGCAGCAGAAGGGAGGAGATGTAACCCGTTTTCATGCCCTCTCGGTCTGGACTCCAAACGTGAATATCTTCCGTGATCCTCGCTGGGGACGTGGACAGGAAACCTATGGTGAGGATCCTTATCTTACCAGTAGGATGGGATGTGCCGTGGTGCGCGGATTGCAGGGACCTGAAGATACGAAATACCGCAAACTCTGGGCTTGTGCCAAGCACTATGCAATTCATAGCGGACCAGAATGGGCTCGCCATACAGACAATATTACCGATGTTACACCGCGCGACCTTTGGGAAACTTATATGCCTGCCTTCAAATCGCTGGTGCAGGATGCCAAGGTGCGCGAGGTGATGTGTGCCTATCAGCGTTGGGATGATGAACCATGCTGCGGTAACACCCGATTGCTGCAGCAGATTTTGAGAGATGAGTGGGGATTCAAGTACCTGGTAGTTTCCGACTGTGGCGCTGTTACTGATTTCTGGTCCAGCCATAAAGTTTCTAGTAATGCCAGAAATGCGGCTGCCAAGGGCGTGCTGGCTGGTACAGATGTGGAGTGTGGATATAATTATGCATATAAGTCTGTGCCTGAGGCTGTGAAGTATGGTGCCTTGACTGAAGATGAAGTTGATAAGCATGTGATTCGTCTGCTCGAAGGTCGTTTCGATTTGGGCGAGATGGATGACAACAAGATCGTATCATGGTCGAAGATTCCTGTATCTGTGCTTTGCAGCAAGGCACATCGCCAGCTCTCGCTCGATATGGCTCTGCAGACCATGACGCTGCTCCAAAACAAGAATGAGGTTTTGCCTCTCAATAAAAAAGTAAAGAAGATTGCTTTCATCGGACCGAATGTGGATAACGAACCGATGATGTGGGGAAACTATAATGGTACTCCACGACAGACAATTACCATCCTGGATGGTATCAGAAGTCGTTTGAAGAAAAACCAGGTTGTCACCTTTAATGGATGCGACTTGGTGAACGACCAAGTTTTGAATTCTTACTTCGACCAGTGTAGCATGGATGGCAAGATGGGCTTTAAGGGCACTTTCTGGAACAATCGCAAGATGGAAGGCAAGCCTGTTGTCATCACCCAGGAGAAGAATCCTGTGCAGGTAACGACCTATGGTCAGCACTCCTTCGCTCCTAATGTGAAGCTGGTGGGCTTCTCTGCAAAATATGAAACCGTGTTCCGTCCTAAGCAGACAGACAAGGTGTTGCTCGACGTGGCTGGTTGCGGTCACTATGAGGTTTATCTGAATGGTGAGAAGAAGGCAGAGCATTCCATCTGGCGCACTACCGAGAGTCGTATCGAGTTCCAAGCTGAGAAGGGCAAGGTGTATAAGATAGAGATTCGCTATCACGAGATGCCTAACTATAATGCGGACATGAAGTTCAATATCGGGCATGAGAATCCTATCGACTATCAGGCTTCGCTCAAGCAGTTGAAGGATTGCGAGACTGTAGTCTTCGTAGGTGGCATCTCTCCACAGTTGGAAGGTGAGGAAATGCCTATCGAGATTTCTGGCTTCAAGGGTGGTGACCGCACCAACATCGAATTGCCTAAGGTTCAGCGCAATTTCCTGAAGGCTTTGAAGGAGGCGGGCAAAAAGGTTGTCTTTGTCAACTGCTCGGGTTCGGCTATCGCCTTGACTCCAGAGACAGAGAGTTGCGATGCCATTCTCCAGGCCTGGTATCCTGGTCAGGAAGGTGGTGAGGCTGTAGCTCGTGTACTCTTCGGGGAGTATAATCCTGCCAGAAAGTTGCCTGTTACGTTCTATAAGAATTCAGAGCAGTTGCCTGATTTCAAGGATTACAGCATGAAGGGCAGAACCTATCGTTATATGAACGATGCGCTCTTCCCATTCGGATATGGTTTAAGCTACACTTCTTTCCGTATGGGTGATGCTACACTTTCCAACTCTATTTTGAAGAAGGGTGAGAAAATTACGCTGAAGGTACCGGTAAGCAATGTTGGAAAGAAGGATGGAACTGAGGTGGTGCAGGTGTATGTGAAGGATCCTGCCGATACCGAAGGACCATTGAAGAGCTTGAAGGCTTTCGAGAGAGTGGAGGTGAAGGCAGGAAAGACTGCTGAGGCTGTCATTACGCTGGATAGCAGAAACTTCGAACTCTTCGATGCTGCAACCAATACCGTCCGTGCCAAGGCAGGAAAGTATGAGGTTTATTACGGCAGCAGTTCGGCTGATAAGGATTTGAAGAAACTGGATGTTTCTATTGAATATTAA